A part of Chitinimonas koreensis genomic DNA contains:
- a CDS encoding hybrid sensor histidine kinase/response regulator encodes MEQAREFSVKQHFLRSGLLQIVLFALFAGFIGIRFVRATATEEQADRLRPFQRQAGDVRYHVAQLQQIVTEAAGLRDGAGAAAQRQYAAAGEKLRQLGEALPEYRAETDAMAAELARLDRLGERIVHAYEAGDREAGLRLLRAPQQGFDLTAARLIERAEQLGAGLRARYEQYDDQLDDDFAALRNAGLAAVAGFALLQLLSLGWSYRRLLRILGAEPAALRATLSRLAGQGAEAAPSDREAPDLATLSHAVELLAEQRRQAGAALQAGERTLRSLVDNLPGGVYQLAPTRPYAFTFVSDGLAALTGWTVDELKRHPAFPDAQAALQRRDRIGRAVLARVAYELEYAVTRPDGSVCWVLERGRPHFRPDGGLDRIDGLILDATAAHLANERVERARSQLFNTLESVDVGLLIYDREERLVVCNQAFRRLYPGLRPWLVDGAPLRDILRSYYHGADIACRAAHPYDFGVDGEDAFVERWLSSRPSGDRLEPIPALDRWVTPEHAEADDGTHVLLRTDVTELTKLNRALRQAKEAAEAASRAKSAFLANMSHEIRTPMNGVLGMTELTLQTALDAEQRENLLMAKSSAEALMGLIDDILDLSKIEAGRLDLEAIPFSLCSLLHDTLHPLRLRAAERGLSLDCTIDPALPEHLLGDPLRLRQIVTNLVGNAIKFTERGEVGLDAALAADGPAGLRLALTVRDSGIGIAAEQIGTIFEPFCQADGSTSRRFGGTGLGLTICKRLAHMMGGDIAVDSVPGVGSRFRVELLLARTGLPIEPPVPQPALAGLAALVVDDQPHGRAALAEMLRRWGLAVTLAADAAEARVAWRRGGYGLLLLDECLGEGADGGTDLAEEARAALPQARRLLLSTRQGSKAAARLDAAALLSKPVRPQALLEALRGGSGPSAPPAARPTAVAATPTTAAPLRILLAEDNPVNRQLALRLLERQGHRVTVAEDGEAAVTCFAAGEFDLVLMDMLMPRLDGIGATRRIRSGSAAGRRVPIIALTANAMAGTREDCLQAGMDGYVSKPIDAEALAAEMARLLARPAPADTAAALRYNPQAALAGFDDDLEFFRELVETFRLSAKHYLGLLADAAARGDFGTARFAAHSLKGSAGSLGIGELVERAFHAEEAALAGDAGRLAQAQAELSAMLAQVDAVLDAFLAAG; translated from the coding sequence ATGGAGCAAGCCCGCGAGTTCAGCGTCAAGCAGCACTTTCTGCGCAGCGGCCTGCTGCAGATCGTGCTGTTCGCGCTGTTCGCCGGCTTCATCGGCATCCGCTTCGTGCGCGCGACCGCCACCGAGGAGCAGGCCGACCGGCTGCGCCCCTTCCAGCGGCAGGCCGGCGACGTGCGCTACCACGTGGCGCAGCTGCAGCAGATCGTGACCGAGGCCGCCGGCCTGCGCGACGGCGCCGGCGCCGCCGCCCAGCGCCAGTACGCGGCGGCCGGCGAGAAGCTGCGCCAGCTGGGCGAGGCGCTGCCGGAATACCGCGCCGAAACCGACGCGATGGCGGCCGAACTGGCGCGGCTGGACCGGCTCGGCGAGCGCATCGTCCACGCCTACGAGGCCGGCGACCGCGAGGCCGGGCTGCGGCTGCTCCGCGCGCCGCAGCAGGGTTTCGACCTGACCGCCGCCAGGCTGATCGAGCGGGCCGAGCAGCTCGGCGCCGGCCTGCGGGCCCGCTACGAGCAGTACGACGACCAGCTCGACGACGATTTCGCCGCGCTGCGCAATGCCGGGCTGGCCGCGGTGGCCGGCTTCGCGCTGCTCCAGCTGCTGTCCTTAGGCTGGAGCTACCGGCGCCTGCTGCGCATCCTCGGCGCCGAGCCGGCCGCGCTGCGGGCGACGCTGAGCCGTCTGGCCGGGCAGGGCGCCGAGGCGGCGCCGTCCGACCGCGAGGCGCCCGACCTCGCCACGCTGTCGCACGCGGTCGAGCTGCTGGCCGAGCAGCGCCGGCAGGCCGGCGCGGCGCTGCAGGCCGGCGAGCGCACTCTGCGCAGCCTGGTCGACAACCTGCCCGGCGGCGTCTACCAGCTGGCGCCGACCCGGCCCTATGCCTTCACCTTCGTCTCGGACGGGCTGGCGGCGCTGACCGGCTGGACGGTGGACGAACTCAAGCGCCACCCGGCGTTTCCCGATGCCCAGGCCGCGCTGCAGCGGCGCGACCGGATCGGCCGCGCGGTGCTGGCCCGCGTGGCCTACGAGCTCGAATACGCGGTGACCCGGCCCGACGGCAGCGTCTGCTGGGTACTGGAGCGCGGCCGGCCGCATTTCCGCCCGGACGGCGGCCTGGACCGCATCGACGGACTGATCCTCGACGCCACCGCCGCCCACCTGGCCAACGAGCGGGTCGAGCGGGCGCGCAGCCAGCTGTTCAACACCCTCGAATCGGTCGACGTCGGCCTCTTGATCTACGACCGCGAGGAGCGGCTGGTGGTCTGCAACCAGGCCTTCCGCCGGCTCTACCCGGGGCTGCGGCCCTGGCTGGTCGACGGTGCGCCGCTGCGCGACATCCTGCGCAGCTACTACCACGGCGCCGATATCGCCTGCCGCGCCGCGCATCCTTACGACTTCGGCGTCGACGGCGAGGACGCTTTCGTCGAGCGCTGGCTGTCGAGCCGCCCCTCCGGCGACCGGCTCGAGCCGATCCCGGCGCTCGACCGCTGGGTGACGCCCGAACATGCCGAGGCCGACGACGGCACCCACGTGCTGCTGCGCACCGACGTGACCGAGCTGACCAAGTTGAACCGGGCGCTGCGCCAGGCCAAGGAAGCGGCCGAGGCCGCCAGCCGGGCCAAGAGCGCCTTCCTGGCCAATATGAGCCACGAGATCCGCACCCCGATGAACGGCGTGCTGGGCATGACCGAGCTGACGCTGCAGACCGCGCTCGATGCCGAGCAGCGCGAGAACCTGCTGATGGCCAAGTCGTCGGCCGAGGCGCTGATGGGACTGATCGACGACATCCTCGACCTGTCCAAGATCGAGGCCGGTCGGCTCGATCTCGAAGCGATCCCGTTCTCGCTGTGCAGCCTGCTGCACGACACGCTGCACCCCTTGCGGCTGCGGGCCGCCGAACGCGGCCTGTCGCTCGATTGCACGATCGACCCGGCCCTGCCCGAGCACCTGCTCGGCGACCCGCTGCGGCTGCGCCAGATCGTGACCAACCTGGTCGGCAACGCGATCAAGTTCACCGAGCGCGGCGAGGTCGGCCTCGACGCGGCGCTGGCGGCCGACGGGCCGGCCGGGCTGCGGCTGGCGCTGACGGTGCGCGACAGCGGCATCGGCATCGCGGCCGAGCAGATCGGGACGATCTTCGAGCCGTTCTGCCAGGCCGACGGCTCGACCTCGCGCCGCTTCGGCGGCACCGGCCTCGGCCTGACCATCTGCAAGCGGCTGGCACACATGATGGGCGGCGACATCGCGGTCGACAGCGTGCCCGGCGTGGGCAGCCGCTTCCGCGTCGAGCTGCTGCTGGCGCGGACCGGGCTGCCGATCGAGCCGCCCGTGCCGCAGCCGGCGCTGGCCGGCCTCGCCGCCCTGGTGGTCGACGACCAGCCGCACGGCCGCGCCGCGCTGGCCGAAATGCTGCGGCGCTGGGGCCTGGCGGTGACGCTGGCGGCCGATGCCGCCGAGGCGCGCGTGGCCTGGCGCCGGGGCGGCTACGGCCTGTTGCTGCTCGACGAATGCCTTGGCGAAGGCGCCGACGGCGGCACCGACCTGGCGGAAGAAGCCCGCGCCGCGCTGCCGCAGGCGCGCCGGCTGCTGCTGTCCACCCGCCAGGGCAGCAAGGCGGCCGCCCGGCTGGATGCCGCCGCGCTGCTGAGCAAGCCGGTGCGGCCGCAAGCGCTGCTCGAAGCGCTGCGCGGCGGGTCCGGCCCGTCGGCGCCGCCGGCGGCCCGGCCGACAGCCGTGGCGGCGACGCCCACGACCGCGGCCCCGCTGCGCATCCTGCTGGCCGAGGACAATCCGGTGAACCGCCAGCTGGCGCTGCGCCTGCTGGAGCGGCAGGGCCACCGGGTGACGGTGGCCGAGGACGGCGAGGCCGCGGTGACCTGCTTCGCGGCGGGCGAATTCGACCTGGTGCTGATGGACATGCTGATGCCGCGGCTGGACGGCATCGGGGCGACGCGCCGGATCCGCAGCGGCAGCGCGGCCGGGCGCCGGGTGCCGATCATCGCGCTGACCGCCAACGCCATGGCCGGTACGCGCGAAGACTGCCTGCAGGCCGGCATGGACGGCTACGTCAGCAAGCCGATCGACGCCGAGGCGCTGGCGGCTGAAATGGCCCGGCTGCTGGCGCGGCCGGCCCCGGCCGATACCGCCGCCGCGCTGCGCTACAACCCGCAGGCGGCGCTGGCCGGCTTCGACGACGACCTGGAGTTCTTCCGCGAGCTGGTCGAGACTTTCCGCCTGAGCGCCAAGCACTACCTCGGCCTGCTGGCCGACGCGGCGGCCCGCGGCGACTTCGGGACGGCGCGCTTCGCCGCCCACTCGCTCAAGGGCTCGGCCGGCAGCCTCGGCATCGGCGAGCTGGTGGAGCGGGCCTTCCATGCCGAGGAGGCGGCACTGGCCGGCGACGCCGGGCGACTGGCGCAAGCCCAGGCCGAGCTGAGCGCCATGCTGGCGCAGGTGGATGCCGTGCTGGACGCGTTCCTGGCCGCGGGCTGA
- a CDS encoding chemotaxis protein CheW — translation MSAPSRSVAEAGRADWPFRPLAAPQGFSPVIPGDLPRNRTSYPRARDPDNGIQSHRLARSHAGAVGRSYPPQGARHGTQRIHSTGQRHRAATCPFPPHGRGRPRHGLGCAGAAAGAGRPGRTGGPSRGRHTGQGPPADQPAPESAGGSRYVTFALGRDRYALPLAPLREIIRLPAIAQVPLAPPSLLGLVDLRGETLPIVSLRRLLQLDRQADLDEAAEPDGQALVVDVGLPVGLLVDCVDGIVEVAPEALEGVGALRSAIDVHALAAVIRSPDGMVTVLDLDSLVGRDFPKFDAALHGQYAGQPVTAKIARDERRLVSYLLDGQEYATPIDQLREIVGLPEQMLRPPGHERGHLLGVMSLRGRLLPLLGLRRLFGLPDPADASAGRVVVLQAHGGEPVGVVVDAVNAVLSVDRAEIDTLPELFGHGTGRHRISGMCRLDGGRRLVGLIEADCLPGTAPTGEAASAHEIRPAEPARSDEQFVVFRLDREEFGVPIAQVQEIVRRPEQLRHVPGTPDFLEGVASLRGNLLGVVDQRRRFAMAPLAGNEQQRVMVFRFGERCLGFIVDSVSEVLRIPLDAIGATPPLTAGTRRMLSRVANLAGAAASCSCSIRPNCSIRTKRRRSPASAPRRAYPEPASVAPSAAAAARLPGLPRGTERVLIVVDDEPNMLSALVRLFRRDGYRIRTGLSGAEGLALLAADPVAVVLADLRMPHMNGAEFLAEAGRHFPATVRLVLSGCTELGPVAAAVEQGLAWRFLSKPWNDEQLRAMVASAFELLALQQSNASQLATLRAGRIASPGPGG, via the coding sequence CTGAGCGCGCCGTCCCGATCCGTCGCCGAAGCGGGCAGGGCGGATTGGCCGTTTCGCCCCCTTGCCGCCCCGCAAGGGTTTTCCCCGGTCATCCCGGGGGATCTCCCCCGTAATCGAACCAGTTATCCGCGCGCCCGCGATCCGGACAATGGCATCCAGTCCCATCGACTCGCACGGTCCCACGCAGGGGCCGTCGGTCGATCGTATCCACCCCAGGGAGCGCGTCATGGCACACAGCGAATACATTCAACTGGACAGCGGCACCGCGCCGCAACTTGCCCATTCCCGCCGCACGGCCGCGGGCGACCCCGGCACGGCCTGGGCTGCGCTGGTGCGGCGGCTGGAGCAGGACGACCCGGCCGCACCGGCGGCCCCAGCCGTGGCCGGCACACCGGCCAAGGCCCCCCGGCCGACCAGCCGGCGCCGGAATCGGCCGGCGGCAGCCGCTATGTCACCTTCGCGCTGGGCCGCGACCGCTATGCGCTGCCGCTGGCGCCGCTGCGCGAGATCATCCGGCTGCCGGCCATCGCCCAGGTGCCGTTGGCGCCGCCGTCGCTGCTGGGCCTGGTCGACCTGCGCGGCGAAACCCTGCCGATCGTCTCGCTGCGCCGCCTGCTGCAGCTCGATCGGCAGGCGGACCTGGACGAGGCCGCCGAGCCGGACGGCCAGGCGCTGGTGGTCGACGTCGGCCTGCCGGTCGGGCTGCTGGTCGACTGCGTCGACGGCATCGTCGAGGTGGCGCCCGAGGCGCTCGAAGGCGTCGGCGCGCTGCGCTCGGCGATCGACGTGCATGCGCTGGCCGCGGTGATCCGCAGCCCGGACGGCATGGTGACGGTGCTCGACCTCGACAGCCTGGTCGGCCGCGACTTCCCCAAGTTCGATGCCGCGCTGCACGGCCAGTACGCAGGCCAGCCGGTCACCGCCAAGATCGCGCGCGACGAGCGCCGGCTGGTCAGCTACCTGCTCGACGGCCAGGAATACGCCACGCCGATCGACCAGCTGCGCGAGATCGTCGGCCTGCCCGAGCAGATGCTGCGGCCGCCCGGCCACGAGCGCGGCCACCTGCTCGGCGTGATGTCGCTGCGCGGCCGGCTGCTGCCGCTACTGGGCCTGCGCCGGCTGTTCGGCCTGCCGGACCCGGCCGACGCCTCGGCCGGCCGGGTGGTCGTGCTGCAGGCGCACGGCGGCGAGCCGGTCGGGGTGGTGGTGGATGCGGTCAATGCGGTGCTCAGCGTCGACCGCGCCGAGATCGACACGCTGCCCGAGCTGTTCGGCCACGGCACCGGCCGCCACCGCATCAGCGGCATGTGCCGGCTCGACGGCGGCCGGCGGCTGGTCGGCCTGATCGAGGCCGACTGCCTGCCCGGCACGGCGCCGACCGGCGAGGCGGCTTCGGCGCACGAGATCCGCCCGGCCGAGCCGGCCCGTTCCGACGAGCAGTTCGTGGTGTTCCGGCTCGACCGCGAGGAATTCGGCGTGCCGATCGCCCAGGTGCAGGAGATCGTCCGCCGGCCAGAGCAGTTGCGCCACGTGCCGGGCACGCCCGACTTCCTCGAAGGCGTCGCCTCGCTGCGCGGCAATCTGCTCGGCGTGGTCGACCAGCGGCGCCGCTTCGCCATGGCGCCGCTGGCCGGCAACGAGCAGCAGCGCGTGATGGTGTTCCGCTTCGGCGAGCGCTGCCTCGGTTTCATCGTCGACTCGGTCAGCGAAGTGCTGCGCATCCCGCTCGACGCGATCGGCGCGACGCCGCCGCTGACCGCCGGCACGCGGCGCATGCTGTCGCGCGTCGCCAACCTGGCGGGGGCGGCCGCATCGTGCAGTTGCTCGATCCGGCCGAACTGCTCGATCCGCACGAAGCGCAGGCGCTCGCCGGCATCGGCGCCGCGCCGGGCATACCCTGAACCGGCCTCCGTCGCGCCATCGGCAGCTGCGGCCGCGCGGCTGCCGGGCCTCCCGCGGGGCACGGAGCGCGTGCTCATCGTCGTCGACGACGAGCCGAACATGCTGTCGGCGCTGGTCCGGCTGTTCCGGCGCGACGGCTACCGCATCCGCACCGGGCTATCCGGTGCGGAAGGGCTGGCGCTGCTGGCCGCCGACCCGGTCGCCGTGGTGCTGGCCGACCTGCGCATGCCGCACATGAACGGCGCCGAATTCCTGGCCGAGGCCGGCCGCCACTTCCCCGCCACGGTACGCCTCGTCCTGTCGGGCTGCACCGAGCTCGGCCCGGTAGCCGCGGCGGTGGAGCAGGGCCTGGCCTGGCGTTTCCTGTCCAAGCCCTGGAACGACGAGCAACTGCGCGCCATGGTCGCCTCGGCCTTCGAGTTGCTGGCGCTGCAGCAAAGCAACGCCAGTCAGCTGGCGACCCTGCGCGCAGGCCGCATCGCTTCGCCCGGCCCCGGCGGCTAG